GTGCTGCAAAAGGCGAGAAATGCCGGCATCGTCGTGATGGCCGTCGACGTCGGCGCCGACAATGCGGATGCGACGATCATGTCCGACAACACGATGGCCGGCACCGAATCGTGCAAGCGCATCGTCGAACGCTTGCACGGCAAGGGAAATGTCGTGATCGTCAACGGTCCGCCCGTCACCGCGGTGATCGCGCGCGTGGCCGGCTGCAAGCAGGCGTTCGCCGGCACGGGCATCCGCATCGTGTCCGACAACCAGGATGCGAAGGGTAGCCTCGACGGCGGCATGGAAGTCATGACGAATCTCTTGATCGCGCACCGCCGCATCGATGCCGTGTTCGCGATCAACGACCCGTCCGCGATCGGCGCCGAACTCGCGGTCAAGCAGGCGGGCCGCCCCGACGTGCAGATGGTCGCATCCGTCGACGGCGCACCGGACGCGGAGGCGGCGCTCAAATCGAAGAACAGCATCTTCGCCGTCACCACCGCGCAAGACCCCTACAAGATGGCCACGATGGCCGTCGACATCGGCTACGACATCATGAACGGCAAGCGGCCGGCCAATCCGGTCGTGCTGATTCCCACGCCGGCGATCACGAAAGACAACGTGGCGGCCTACAAGGGCTGGGCCAGTCACTAAAAGGCAGCCGGCCCCGGCGGCCGGCGGAAATTCCCTCACTGGAGGAGACATGGCAACAATCAATCCACCCCCCGTGCTGGAGGTATCCGGCATCCGCAAGCGGTTCGGCGCCGTCACGGTGCTCGACGGCGTCCAGCTGACCATCCGCCCGGGAGAGATCCACGCGCTGATGGGAGAAAACGGCGCCGGCAAGAGCACGTTGATGAAGATCCTGGCCGGCGTGTACCAGCCGGATGCCGGCGAGATCCGCGTGGGCGGCAAGCCGGTACGCATCACGTGCCCGGCCGACGCGCGCGCCTGCGGCATCAACCTGATCTACCAGGAGCTGTCGGTCGCGGCCAATCTCACGGTCGCGCAAAACATCTTCATGGGCGCGGAACCGCGCGGGCGCTTCGGCATCGTCGACACGGCGCAGATGAACCGGCGCGCGGCGCAGGTGCTGAAGAGCCTCGGCGCCACGTTTCTACCCAACCGCATCGCCAGCGGCTTGTCGATCGCCGATCAGCAGCAGGTCGAGATCGCCCGCGCCCTCGTGCACGACAGCCGCGTGCTGATCATGGACGAGCCGACGGCCGCGCTGTCCGAACGCGAGACGGAGCGCCTGTTCGACGTGATGCGGGCCCTGCGCGAGCGCGGCATTGCGATCATCTACATCAGCCACCGCATGGCGGAAGTGCGCATGCTGGCCGACCGCGTGAGCGTGCTGCGCGACGGCACTTGGATCGGCGAGCTGACGCGCGACGAGGCGACGCCGGACACGGTCGTGCGCATGATGGTCGGCCGCGAACTCGGCGGCTTTTATGAACACACGCAGCGCCGCGTGCCGGGCCCCGTGCGCCTGAAGCTGACCAATGTGCACGGCGCCAAGGTGCATCCGGTATCGCTGGACGTGCGCGCCGGGGAGATCGTCGGACTCGCGGGCCTCGTCGGCGCCGGCCGCACGGAACTGGCGCGCCTGATCTTCGGCGCGGACCGGATGACCGGCGGCACGGTCGAAGTCGACGGCCGCGCGGTCGCTATCCGCACGCCGGCCGATGCGATCCGCTTGGGGCTCGCCTACGTGCCGGAAGACCGCAAGGGACAGGGCCTGTTCCTGCAACAGTCGCTGCTGGCGAACGTGACGATGAACGTCCTCGGCAAGCACGCACGCTGCGGGGTGCTCCGTCGCGGCGAGCTGCTGCAGGTGACGCGCGATGCGATCGTCAAACTGTCCGCGCGCGGCGCGGGGCCGGACGGCATCATCGGCGGCCTCTCGGGCGGCAACCAGCAGAAGCTCTTGCTGGCGCGCTGGCTGGAGATCGGTCCGCGCGTGCTGATCCTCGACGAGCCGACGCGCGGCGTGGACATCGGCGCCAAGCACGAGATCTACCGGATCATCCACGGCCTGGCCGATGCCGGCGTGGCCGTGCTGTGCATCTCGAGCGAGCTGGCGGAAATCATCGGCGTGTGCGACCGCGTGCTCGTCATGCGCGAAGGCTGGCTGTCCGGCGAACTGGCCGGCGAACGCATCACCCAGGAAAACATCATGGCGCTGGCCACCCAGGCCCAGGCCGCATAGGACACCGCTTCAGGAGCTATATCATGCAAACTCTGAAATCATCCCTTCCCACCGCGCCGGGTGCAAGCGCGCATGGCGGCGTCAAGCAGGCCTTCTCGCGCATGTTCGCGACGATGGGCATGCTGCCCGTGCTCGTCGCGCTGTACATCGTGTTCTACTTCCTGACCGGGTACTTCGCCGAAGACGGCGTCTCGAATTTCGCGACGATGGCCAACACGATGAACGTGCTGCGCCAAAGCTCGATCAACCTCGTGCTCGCGACGGGCATGACGTTCGTGATCCTCACGGGCGGCATCGACCTGTCGGTCGGCTCGGTCCTCGCCGTGTCCGCGGTGCTGGGCATGATCGCGTCGCTGCCGGGGCATGCGCCGGCGCTGTCGCTGCCGATCTTCCTGCTGGCGGGCCTCGGCATGGGTCTCTTGAATGGCCTGCTCGTCGCCGTCTTCAAGATCAATCCGTTCGTCGTCACGCTCGGCACGATGACGGCGCTGCGCGGCACCGCGTACCTGCTGGCCGACGGCACCACGATCCTGAACCGCGAGATCCCGACCTTCGAGTGGATCGGCAACGATTCCTTCGCGGGCCTGCCGTGGCTCGTGTGGGTCGCCGCCGCCCTCGTGCTGGCCGCGTGGTTCATCCTGCGCCGCACGGTGCTGGGCATGCACGTGTATGCGGTCGGCGGCAATCCGCAGGCGGCGCGGCTCACGGGCATCAAGGTCGGCCTCGTCCTCGTCTTCGTCTATGCGTTTTCCGGCTTGTGCGCGGGCACCGCGGGCGCCATGTCGGCCAGCCGGCTGTACGGCGCGAACGGCAACTGGGGTTCCGGCTACGAGCTCGACGCGATCGCCGCGGTGGTCCTCGGCGGCACGAGCCTGATGGGCGGCGTGGGCACGATCTGGGGCACCGTCACGGGCGCGCTGATCATCGGCCTGCTGAACAACGGCCTCACGATCCTCGGCCTGTCGTCGTTCTGGCAGTACGTGGCGAAGGGCACGGTCATCGTGCTGGCCGTGATGCTCGATAAATGGCGTTATCAACAACAGGCGAACTAATAAAATGCAAGCACAACGACTCCCCCGTTACGTGGTCTTCGGCGAAGCGCTGACCGACATGATCCGCCAGGACGACGGCACCTGGCGCTCGCTCCCCGGCGGCTCCTGCTGGAACGTGGCGCGCGTGGGCGCCCGCCTGGGACTGCGCACGGGTTATGCCGGCGCCGTCAGCATGGATGCCTTCGGCGACGAGATCGCGGAGGCAGGCAGCGCGGCCGGCCTGGACGCGCGCTTCCTGCAGCGCGTCGACGCGCCGCCGTTCATCGCGATGGTGACGTCGCGCCATCCGCCCCGCTACGTCTTCCTGGGCGAGAACAGCGCGGATCTGCACTTCCGCCCCGAGCTGCTGCCCGACGGCTGGCTCGACGCGGCCGACGTGATCCACGTGGGCAGTCTCGCACTGGCACGCGGACCGCTGGCGCGGCGCCTGGTGGAACAGGCCCTGATGGCGCGCCAGGCCGGCAAGCGCATCGCCTTCGATCCGAACTTCCGCAACGCGATGCGCGACGCGTCGTACCGGCCCACGTTCGAACTGATCGCGGGCCTCGCCAGCCACATCAAGGTGTCCGATGAAGACCTGGAAGGCCTGTTCCCGGGATATGCGCTGCACGATGCCCTGGCCGCGTTGCGCGCGCTGGCGCCCGATGCCGAGATCCTGTTTACGCGCGGTGCCGATGGTCTGTCGCTGATCCGCGGCGACCACGTGCTGGATGCGCCGGCGTACCGCGTGGACGTCGTCGACACCGTCGGCTGCGGCGACGCCTCGATGGCCGGCTGGATCAGCGGCCTACTGCTCCACCCGGAGATGCCGCCGGCGCGCCAGCTTGAGCGCATCGCGGCGGTGGCCGCCACGGCCGCCATGCACGCCGGACCCTATGCGCCCACGGCGCAAGAAGTTGACGCTCTGCTCGACTAACACGTAATTCCGATCCTGTTCCACTGACCTGCCGCGGCATCCGCGCCGCGGCCGGACGGGATTCGTTTTGCCCAAACAATCAGGAGACAACATGCGCATGCCTACCATCGCGCTGGCGCTGCTCGCGCTCGCGTATTGCCTTCCCGCGTCCGCCGTGGACGTCCAGAACTACTTGCGCGCCAATGCTGCCGCGAACAGCGAAGGCGGTGGCCAGACCTGCTTCGGCCTCGCCGGCGCGGGTGCGAAGTACCGGCTGGGGAACGAGTGCGGCGTCTATGGCGAAATGCTGCTGGGCCAGCGCCTCGTGCAGGGCGACGCCGGCGAAGACGTGAAGGCCTATGCGATGCTCAACCTGGGCAACGCAGCCGCGTCGAACAATGCGAAGCGCCCCGAGGGCGGCTGGAAGATCGGCCTGCCGCAGGCCTATCTGGCCATCGAACACGTGAGCGGATTGGGTGACGCGGCGCTGTGGATCGGACGCCGCTACTACAAGCGCGAAGGCGTGAACGCCAACGACTTCCTGTACTGGAATCCGTCGGGCATGGGCGTCGGTATCGAGAACGTGCCGCTGGGCCCGATGAAGTTCAGCTATGCCTACCTGCACGACGACCAGCAGACGATGCCGATCATGCGCGTCGGCGACACGGCGAACCGGCACGATTTTCAACTCCGCGGCGTGCCCGTGAATCCGGACGGCACCTTGGAACTCGGCCTGGCGCTGATCCGCAGCGACGGTGAGCGTGGCCACCACGGCGGGTCGATGCTCACCGTGCAGCACCGCCAGCGCATCCTGGCCGGCGCCGGCGACAATCGTCTCGCGGTGCAGTGGGGGACGGGCGCGGGCACGGATAATGGCGCGACGGGCGACATCAGCAACGGCCACGACGTGCACCGGCTGCGCGTCGTCGAGAGCTGGTATGCGCAGGTCACGCGGCGCTTCGGCGGAGAGCTCGTCGCCGTCTGGCAGCGCGACACGGCGCATGATGCCGCGAAGGCGAAGACGTGGGCCTCGGCGGGCGGGCGCATGTCGTATGCGCTTCTTGAGCACGTGAAGCTGCTGGCGGACGTGGGCCACGACCGCGTCGCGCCGCAGAACGGCGATGTGCGCCGGCTGACCAAGGTCACGGGCGCGATCGCGCTGACGACCGCGCCGGGTTACTTCGACCGTCCCGAGCTGCGCCTGTTTTTCACGCACGCGCACTGGAACGAGGCCGCGCGCGCGGCCGCGCGGACGAACGATCCGCTGGCCGCCAACGGCGTGTTCGGCACGGCGCTGTCCGGCTATACCGTCGGCGTCACGTTCGAAAACTGCTGGTGATCAAGGACACGTCGAAAAACCTGCTGCGCGTTGCACTGCTGTGCTGCGATGCTCGCTGTACTCCTCGTACAGCTGCGCTTCTCCCACAGCATTGCGGCCGCTCGCGACGTTTTTTCGAGGTGGCCTCAAGCATGCATGCCCGCCAGCAGCGTATCGATTGCCGCCAGCGACGGCGGCGTGGCGCCGGCCGCGAGGCAGGCCGCGGCGCCTGCCGCGACGGCGAAGCGCAGGTGAGAGAGACCGTCGCGACCGGGCGCATGCAGCATGCTCCAGGCCAGCGCGGCGATGCTGGCGTCGCCCGCGCCGACCGTGTCCACGGGCATGATGCGCGGCGCCGCCACATTCCACGCGCCGTCCGGCGTATGCAGCGAGGCGCCGGCCGCACCCTTCGTGTACAGGTAGCTGGCGTCCGGGTTCCAGCCGCGCAGCGTGACAAAGGCCGCATCCGCGTCAGTCGTGCGCAGCAGGCCGACGAGGTCTTCTTCCGACACTTTGACGACGTCGGCCAGGGCCGTCATGCGGCGCAGGGTCGGGTCGTAGTTCTCGTCCATCAGCGCGCGGAAGTTCGGGTCGTAGCTGATGCGCACGCCTTGCGCCTTCAGGCTCTCCGCCAGCGCGACGAGCTTGCCCGCGAGCGGCCGGCGCGCGAGGCTGATGCCGCCGAAATGCGCCCAGCGGCAAGCCGTGTGCCAGCCTTGCGGCAGTTGCGCGGCGTCGAAGTGCAGGTCGGCGCTGTCGTCGCCGACGAAGAAATAGCTGGGCGGGTCGAGCCGGTGCACGATCGCGAGCAGCGGCGATTTATCGAGACGCTGCAGGAAGCGCTCGTCCAGGCCCGCGTCGAGCGTGGCGCGCCACAGCTGGTCGCCGAACACGTCGCGGCTGACGGCGCCGGCGAACGCGCTGGGCGCACCCAGCTTCGCCATCGCGCGCGCCACGTTCCACGTCGAGCCGCCCGTCACGCTGTGCCAGCGCGTGGCGCCGGTGTCATCCACGATCATATCGGTGAGCGCTTCGCCGGCGGCGACGAATACGGGAAAGTCGGCCATGTCAATCCTTCGTGAGAACGGTCAGCACTTCGTAGCAGGCGCCCATCGTGTGGTAGTCGACCTTGCCGGCCGGGCTTTTTTCGTCCGTGAGCTTCTCGTTGGCAGGGCCGAGGATGCGGTACCAGGCGCCGTGCTCGTGGTCGACGAAGTGTTCCCAGCTATAGGCCGAGATGCGGTCGTACCACGTCCAATACGCCTGGTCGCCCGTGCGCGCGCCGAGCAGGGCGGCGGCGGCCAGGCTCTCGGCCTGCACCCAGAAGTATTTGTCGGCGTCGCAGATTTCGTCCTGCGGGCCGAAGCCGTAGAAGATGCCGCCGTGTTTCTCGTCCCACGCCTTGGTCAGCGCCGCGTCGAACAGCTGGCGGGCGCGCGGCAGCAGCCAGTCGGACGGGCCGGCCATTTGATCCTTGTGGCGTTCCATGATCAGGAGGAGCTTGGCCCATTCCGTCAGGTGGCCCGGCTGGTAGCCCCACGGGCGGAAGATGTTCGTCTTGTCGTCGCGGTTGTAGTCCGGGTCGACGGACCAGTCGCTGTTGTAGTGTTCCCAGACCAGATTGCCGTACAGGGCGGCCTGGCGCACCGTGATGTTGTGCGCGAGCGTCTCCGCGCGCCACAGGAATTTCGTGTCGCCCGTCGCGTCGAACGCGGCCAGCATCGCTTCGCAGGCGTGCATATTGGCGTTCTGGCCGCGGTACGGGAACAGCGTGGACCAGTCGCCGCTCGCTTCATCGGCATACAAGCCATGCGCCGGTTCCCAGAAGCGGCGTTCCATCAGGTCGTACGTCTCGTCCAGCCAGGCGCGCGCCTCATCGACGCCGGCATTGAGCGCATGGGCGTAGGCCAGCAGCACGAAGGCGAGGCCGTAGCAGTGGTTCGTGTCGTCGGTGATGCGTTTTTGCCCGTCGTTCCAGTCCAAGGTCCAGGCATAGCCTCCGGTCTCCGGATTGCGGTGCGCGTCGCGCAAAAAGCGCAGGCCGTGCAGCACGCGTTCGCGGTCGGCCGGTTCCTGGAACTGGCGCCACGCCATCGAAAAATTGAAGACGAAGCGGGTGCTGCTCACCAGGTGGCGCGTGTGCGCGTCGTAGACCGTGCCGTCGTCCTTATAAAAATGATAGAAGCCGCCGCTCGGGTCGACGCAGCGGGGATCGTAGAACTGGCGGGTGTGGCGGATGTGCTGCAGCAGCGCCGCGCGGGAATGGAAGTCGGGAAGCATGGGTCGGTCGTGATGAGTGAATCGGTGGTTGGCGCCGCGCCGTGCGGACGCGGGCGCCATGGGGAACAGCGGTGGAGGTTATTTGCGCATGCGGTAGTCCTCGCATACGGTACTGGCGCGCACGATCAGTTCCACGGCCGCCACCTGTTCCAGCGGCGGGTCCTGCGGGCCGCGCAGCAGCAGCTCGACGCCCAGGGCGCCCAGCTCCTTCTTGTTGATGCGCAGCGTCGTCAGCGGACGGTGGCCCAGCACGGCGCCGGGGATGTCGTCGAAGCCGACGATCGAGATATCGTGCGGCACCGTCTTCCCGGCCGCGAGGCAGGCGCGCATCGCGACGAGGGCGGCGGCGTCGTTGTAGCAGAACACGGCATCGGGCGGGTGCGGCTGGGCGAGCAGCGATTGCAT
This genomic stretch from Massilia putida harbors:
- a CDS encoding ABC transporter permease subunit, whose protein sequence is MQTLKSSLPTAPGASAHGGVKQAFSRMFATMGMLPVLVALYIVFYFLTGYFAEDGVSNFATMANTMNVLRQSSINLVLATGMTFVILTGGIDLSVGSVLAVSAVLGMIASLPGHAPALSLPIFLLAGLGMGLLNGLLVAVFKINPFVVTLGTMTALRGTAYLLADGTTILNREIPTFEWIGNDSFAGLPWLVWVAAALVLAAWFILRRTVLGMHVYAVGGNPQAARLTGIKVGLVLVFVYAFSGLCAGTAGAMSASRLYGANGNWGSGYELDAIAAVVLGGTSLMGGVGTIWGTVTGALIIGLLNNGLTILGLSSFWQYVAKGTVIVLAVMLDKWRYQQQAN
- a CDS encoding maltoporin; protein product: MRMPTIALALLALAYCLPASAVDVQNYLRANAAANSEGGGQTCFGLAGAGAKYRLGNECGVYGEMLLGQRLVQGDAGEDVKAYAMLNLGNAAASNNAKRPEGGWKIGLPQAYLAIEHVSGLGDAALWIGRRYYKREGVNANDFLYWNPSGMGVGIENVPLGPMKFSYAYLHDDQQTMPIMRVGDTANRHDFQLRGVPVNPDGTLELGLALIRSDGERGHHGGSMLTVQHRQRILAGAGDNRLAVQWGTGAGTDNGATGDISNGHDVHRLRVVESWYAQVTRRFGGELVAVWQRDTAHDAAKAKTWASAGGRMSYALLEHVKLLADVGHDRVAPQNGDVRRLTKVTGAIALTTAPGYFDRPELRLFFTHAHWNEAARAAARTNDPLAANGVFGTALSGYTVGVTFENCW
- a CDS encoding carbohydrate kinase family protein; translation: MADFPVFVAAGEALTDMIVDDTGATRWHSVTGGSTWNVARAMAKLGAPSAFAGAVSRDVFGDQLWRATLDAGLDERFLQRLDKSPLLAIVHRLDPPSYFFVGDDSADLHFDAAQLPQGWHTACRWAHFGGISLARRPLAGKLVALAESLKAQGVRISYDPNFRALMDENYDPTLRRMTALADVVKVSEEDLVGLLRTTDADAAFVTLRGWNPDASYLYTKGAAGASLHTPDGAWNVAAPRIMPVDTVGAGDASIAALAWSMLHAPGRDGLSHLRFAVAAGAAACLAAGATPPSLAAIDTLLAGMHA
- a CDS encoding AGE family epimerase/isomerase; this encodes MLPDFHSRAALLQHIRHTRQFYDPRCVDPSGGFYHFYKDDGTVYDAHTRHLVSSTRFVFNFSMAWRQFQEPADRERVLHGLRFLRDAHRNPETGGYAWTLDWNDGQKRITDDTNHCYGLAFVLLAYAHALNAGVDEARAWLDETYDLMERRFWEPAHGLYADEASGDWSTLFPYRGQNANMHACEAMLAAFDATGDTKFLWRAETLAHNITVRQAALYGNLVWEHYNSDWSVDPDYNRDDKTNIFRPWGYQPGHLTEWAKLLLIMERHKDQMAGPSDWLLPRARQLFDAALTKAWDEKHGGIFYGFGPQDEICDADKYFWVQAESLAAAALLGARTGDQAYWTWYDRISAYSWEHFVDHEHGAWYRILGPANEKLTDEKSPAGKVDYHTMGACYEVLTVLTKD
- a CDS encoding ABC transporter substrate-binding protein, which produces MKTPAVFACIAAFAFSLAADAQAARPLKSVGVAVSDLANPYFVAIGKGAADAARKVGGDKVRVTTVSSKYDLNTQVGQIENFIANKVDILIVNASDPKGIAPVLQKARNAGIVVMAVDVGADNADATIMSDNTMAGTESCKRIVERLHGKGNVVIVNGPPVTAVIARVAGCKQAFAGTGIRIVSDNQDAKGSLDGGMEVMTNLLIAHRRIDAVFAINDPSAIGAELAVKQAGRPDVQMVASVDGAPDAEAALKSKNSIFAVTTAQDPYKMATMAVDIGYDIMNGKRPANPVVLIPTPAITKDNVAAYKGWASH
- a CDS encoding carbohydrate kinase family protein; translated protein: MQAQRLPRYVVFGEALTDMIRQDDGTWRSLPGGSCWNVARVGARLGLRTGYAGAVSMDAFGDEIAEAGSAAGLDARFLQRVDAPPFIAMVTSRHPPRYVFLGENSADLHFRPELLPDGWLDAADVIHVGSLALARGPLARRLVEQALMARQAGKRIAFDPNFRNAMRDASYRPTFELIAGLASHIKVSDEDLEGLFPGYALHDALAALRALAPDAEILFTRGADGLSLIRGDHVLDAPAYRVDVVDTVGCGDASMAGWISGLLLHPEMPPARQLERIAAVAATAAMHAGPYAPTAQEVDALLD